Proteins encoded within one genomic window of Desulfonatronospira thiodismutans ASO3-1:
- a CDS encoding PA2779 family protein: MSVKRLVMNKRLCMFILAFYSLVAFIPSIGEASLIESRLSTGEKMSERSEKIESIRKALEHEVVAQRLADYGLSQEEVMARMEGLDDEQLHQLATLSDEVGGGGVGLAIGVLLVVLLVVVILQISDKRIVVQ, translated from the coding sequence ATGAGTGTTAAAAGATTGGTGATGAACAAAAGGCTTTGCATGTTCATCCTGGCGTTTTATTCTTTAGTGGCTTTTATCCCTTCCATCGGCGAAGCCTCGCTCATAGAAAGCCGCCTTTCCACCGGAGAGAAAATGTCGGAACGATCTGAAAAGATTGAATCCATCAGAAAGGCCCTGGAACATGAGGTAGTGGCCCAGAGGCTGGCTGATTACGGTCTTTCCCAGGAAGAAGTAATGGCCAGAATGGAAGGCCTGGATGATGAACAGCTGCATCAGCTCGCAACCTTGTCCGACGAAGTCGGAGGTGGGGGTGTCGGCCTGGCTATCGGAGTATTGCTTGTTGTTCTGCTGGTGGTTGTTATACTCCAAATCAGCGACAAAAGAATTGTTGTCCAGTAA